A window of the Zerene cesonia ecotype Mississippi chromosome 24, Zerene_cesonia_1.1, whole genome shotgun sequence genome harbors these coding sequences:
- the LOC119836514 gene encoding paired amphipathic helix protein Sin3b isoform X5 yields the protein MMKRTGPRLGPDEPTPMSQSPAQIQQAGASNMHTLAQSAQPQILGATAMLSVGGGFGRGPPRAGAPQVINYLKANAVQYAPPKQPQVPPRVKLVSQQTGLPLGGRQSPSPAPAGGASFQRLKVEDALSYLDQVKYKFNTQPQVYNDFLDIMKEFKSQTIDTPGVITRVSNLFKGHPELIVGFNTFLPPGYKIEVQSNGQVSVSMPSPSGLGAGVGGVGVGVVGGVSGVVGVGVGVAHAQHAPAPPGPGGVLLGVHHAPAQPQLLHLLPVQQSVSQVVHNLSVNPSPANTLHHISQAHQQIEAAAIQHHTSGGPASTGGGHATAAGQPVEFNHAIEYVNKIKSRFSRQPDKYKRFLEILHAYQRGHRDVKEPQAKQQTEQEVYSQVAKLFENQEDLLAEFGQFLPDAKAVTKPPHLPPHARSPPPPARVEPEPERFTSAASASPPLPQHPIHHPQVPKHTTPSNVSAPPPQHHHLKRSPSFSSSTPLSSGAPPAKKARGCAVGAAGAAGAAGAAGALRDVSYAEAAKLATAHEYNFFDRARQALRSPHVYENFLRCLLLFTNEIISSSELLCVVSPFLCRHPELQKWLQDFLGPVSPPHTPTAPNSGYNNTSGSSTLLGYERSRLGSESKSREPLGLPSALALSTPLRHDRPQTETNLDLDLSTCKRLGTSYCALPKEAASRRCSGRTALCKEVLNDTWVSIPTWSEDSTFVTSRKTQYEEYIYRCEDERFELDVVIETNAATIRVLEGVQKKLSRMAADDAAKYRLDDCLGGHSPTIHQRALRRIYGDKVAVDIIAGLKKNPVVAVPVVLRRLKAKEEEWREAQKGFNKQWREQNEKYYLKSLDHQGINFKQNDLKAMRSKSLFNEVESAYAARRPGPHYIADYNMTSRQEAIKIVRDAAELLIHHARRQTAIQKAEKRRIKQLLRHFLPDLFSHPRQPLSDDERDDEDKEEATSPGSPTAGQNDEKNSVKQEKQESSESDNASDKSTRNNKIDKENKPKNNNNTDTKDSTNPSIKRSSSNEDNVKSEMKNDMDIEDDYRDYPPNEGRFVCTSSWYLFLRLHAILCARLAGARRAALALAEAEAGAHRPPSVAAALRLKPNNLPNEVSSPAEYYSTLLELVKGVLDGNTEASAYEDAAREMFGIKAYPAYTLDKVVSTAVRQLQHCVSESWSVRAAEMAARGGMRGPLAYVHKAARYLRADHTTFLVRVYGGDECKVTFELLEPAGEGRTSPQLNNDNSRLSPTNQCGRENGTTGAIMTAAAWSRYAERFARPDLTARCHKPVFLRRNARRTGGDSHAALAACAAPAPAAPAAPAAAHAPGAAAGAAARRRKPPRLHDHSECTIANPIRFVACRPHQLYRAGCLSSARASHPRLSALRRERFRAWLASTQRPT from the exons ATGATGAAACGCACGGGTCCCAGGCTCGGACCTGATGAACCGACGCCGATGTCGCAGAGTCCCGCTCAG ATACAACAGGCGGGCGCAAGTAACATGCATACCCTGGCCCAATCGGCCCAACCTCAAATTCTAG GTGCAACAGCAATGCTGTCGGTGGGCGGCGGGTTCGGGCGCGGGCCGCCGCGAGCCGGCGCGCCGCAAGTGATCAACTACCTGAAGGCGAACGCGGTGCAGTACGCGCCGCCCAAGCAGCCGCAAGTGCCGCCGAGGGTTAAG CTGGTGTCCCAGCAAACAGGGCTGCCGCTGGGGGGGCGGCAGTCGCCGAGCCCGGCGCCGGCCGGCGGCGCTTCGTTCCAACGCCTCAAAGTGGAGGACGCGCTGTCCTACCTCGACCAAGTGAAATACAAGTTCAACACGCAGCCGCAGGTGTATAATGACTTTCTGGACATCATGAAGGAGTTTAAGAGTCAGAC TATAGACACGCCGGGCGTGATCACGCGGGTGTCTAACCTGTTCAAGGGCCATCCGGAGTTGATCGTCGGCTTCAATACCTTCCTGCCGCCGGGGTATAAGATTGAAGTGCAGAGTAACGGACAg GTGTCCGTGTCGATGCCGTCCCCCAGCGGTCTGGGCGCGGGCGTCGGCGGCGTGGGCGTGGGCGTCGTCGGCGGCGTGAGCGGCGTGGTCGGCGTGGGCGTGGGCGTGGCGCACGCGCAGcacgcgcccgcgccgcccgggCCCGGCGGCGTGCTGCTCGGCGTGCACCACGCGCCCGCGCAGCCGCAGCTGCTGCACCTGCTGCCCGTGCAACA GTCTGTCAGTCAAGTGGTGCACAATTTGTCCGTGAACCCGAGTCCGGCGAACACCTTGCACCATATATCGCAAGCTCACCAGCAGATAGAGGCAGCTGCTATACAGCATCATACTAGCG GTGGTCCGGCTAGCACGGGCGGCGGTCACGCGACGGCGGCGGGGCAGCCCGTCGAGTTCAACCACGCTATCGAATATGTTAATAAGATTAAG TCGCGTTTCTCCCGCCAACCGGACAAGTACAAGCGTTTCCTGGAGATACTGCACGCGTACCAGCGCGGCCATCGCGACGTCAAGGAGCCGCAGGCGAAGCAGCAGACCGAGCAGGAGGTGTACTCTCAG GTGGCGAAGTTATTCGAGAACCAAGAAGACTTGCTGGCGGAGTTTGGTCAGTTTCTACCCGATGCAAAGGCGGTGACCAAACCGCCGCACTTGCCGCCGCACGCTAGATCGCCTCCACCACcg gcGCGAGTGGAGCCTGAGCCGGAGAGATTCACAAGTGCTGCGTCAGCATCACCACCATTGCCGCAACATCCAATTCATCATCCACAG GTCCCAAAGCATACGACCCCAAGTAACGTGAGCGCTCCGCCGCCGCAACATCATCATCTCAAGAGATCTCCCAGCTTCTCATCCTCCACACCACTAT CATCGGGCGCGCCGCCCGCGAAGAAGGCGCGCGGGTGCGCGgtgggcgcggcgggcgcggcgggcgcggcgggcgcggcgggcgcgctgCGCGACGTGTCGTACGCGGAGGCGGCCAAGCTGGCAACGGCGCACGAGTACAACTTCTTCGACCGCGCGCGCCAGGCGCTGCGCTCGCCGCACGTCTACGAGAACTTTTTGAG GTGCCTGCTGCTCTTCACGAACGAGATAATCTCCTCGTCGGAGCTCCTGTGCGTGGTGTCGCCGTTCCTGTGCCGGCACCCCGAACTGCAGAAGTGGCTGCAGGACTTTCTGGGGCCTGTCTCGCCGCCGCACACACCCACGGCGCCTAATTCCG GATACAACAACACGAGTGGCTCGTCCACGCTCCTGGGCTACGAGAGGTCCCGTCTCGGCTCGGAGAGCAAGTCCCGCGAGCCGCTCGGCCTGCCCTCGGCCCTCGCACTGTCCACACCCCTGCGGCATGACAGACCGCAGACGGAGACTAATTTGGATCTAG ACCTGTCTACATGCAAGCGCCTAGGCACTTCGTACTGCGCTCTGCCAAAAGAAGCGGCTTCCAGACGTTGTTCGGGACGCACCGCGTTGTGTAAAGAG gTATTAAACGACACATGGGTGTCAATACCGACGTGGAGTGAAGATTCCACATTTGTGACGTCGCGTAAGACGCAATACGAAGAGTACATCTATCGCTGTGAAGATGAGAGATTTGAG CTGGACGTGGTGATAGAAACGAACGCGGCGACGATACGCGTGCTGGAAGGCGTGCAGAAGAAGCTGTCGCGCATGGCGGCCGACGACGCCGCCAAGTACCGGCTCGACGACTGCCTCGGCGGCCACTCGCCCACCATACACCAGCGCGCGCTGCGCCGGATATACGGTGATAAGGTG GCAGTGGATATAATAGCTGGTCTTAAGAAGAATCCTGTAGTGGCTGTACCCGTTGTGCTGAGGAGGTTAAAAGCTAAGGAAGAGGAGTGGCGGGAGGCGCAGAAG GGCTTCAACAAACAATGGCGGGAGCAGAACGAGAAGTACTACCTCAAGTCGCTGGACCACCAGGGCATTAATTTCAAACAGAACGATCTGAAGGCGATGCGCTCCAAGTCCCTATTCAATGAGGTGGAGAGCGCGTACGCGGCGAGACGACCCGGCCCCCACTATATCGCCGATTATAATATGACCAGCCGGCAAGAAG CTATAAAGATAGTCCGCGACGCGGCCGAGCTGCTGATACACCACGCGCGGCGGCAGACGGCGATACAGAAGGCGGAGAAGCGACGCATCAAGCAGCTGCTGCGGCACTTCCTGCCCGACCTGTTCAGCCATCCGCGCCAGCCGCTCTCCGATGATGAGCGGGATGATG AAGACAAGGAAGAGGCGACGAGTCCTGGCAGTCCGACAGCCGGACAGAACGATGAAAAGAATAGCGTCAAACAAGAGAAACAAGag TCGTCCGAGTCGGACAACGCGTCCGACAAGAGCACACGCAACAATAAGATCGACAAAGAGAATAAACCGAAGAACAATAACAACACGGACACTAAAG aTAGCACAAACCCAAGTATAAAACGCAGTAGCAGTAATGAAGACAATGTTAAGTCGGAAATGAAGAATGATATGGATATTGAGGATGATTATAGAGATTATCCACCTAAT GAGGGCCGGTTCGTGTGCACCTCGTCGTGGTACCTGTTCCTCAGGCTACACGCGATACTGTGCGCGCGGCTAGCCGGCGCGAGGCGGGCGGCGCTAGCGCTGGCTGAGGCGGAGGCGGGCGCGCATCGACCGCCCAGCGTGGCGGCCGCGCTGCGACTGAAGCCCAACA ACCTACCGAACGAGGTGTCGTCACCGGCGGAGTACTACAGCACGCTGCTGGAGCTGGTGAAGGGCGTGCTGGACGGCAACACGGAGGCGTCCGCGTACGAGGACGCGGCGCGCGAGATGTTTGGCATCAAGGCGTACCCCGCCTACACTCTGGATAAGGTCGTGTCCACGGCGGTCAGGCAG CTGCAGCACTGCGTGTCGGAGAGCTGGTCGGTGCGCGCGGCGGAGAtggcggcgcgcggcggcaTGCGCGGCCCGCTCGCCTACGTGCACAAGGCGGCGCGCTACCTGCGCGCCGACCACACCACCTTCCTCGTGCGCGTG TATGGTGGTGATGAGTGCAAGGTGACGTTCGAGTTGCTGGAGCCGGCCGGCGAGGGCCGCACTTCGCCGCAGCTGAACAATGACAACTCGAGGTTATCGCCTACTAACCAg TGCGGGCGCGAGAACGGCACGACCGGCGCCATAATGACGGCGGCCGCGTGGTCGCGCTACGCGGAGCGCTTCGCGCGGCCCGACCTCACGGCGCGCTGCCACAAGCCCGTGTTCCTGCGCCGCAACGCGCGCCGCACCGGCGGCGACTCGCACGCCGCGCTCGCCGCgtgcgcc
- the LOC119836514 gene encoding paired amphipathic helix protein Sin3b isoform X6, with protein sequence MMKRTGPRLGPDEPTPMSQSPAQIQQAGASNMHTLAQSAQPQILGATAMLSVGGGFGRGPPRAGAPQVINYLKANAVQYAPPKQPQVPPRVKLVSQQTGLPLGGRQSPSPAPAGGASFQRLKVEDALSYLDQVKYKFNTQPQVYNDFLDIMKEFKSQTIDTPGVITRVSNLFKGHPELIVGFNTFLPPGYKIEVQSNGQVSVSMPSPSGLGAGVGGVGVGVVGGVSGVVGVGVGVAHAQHAPAPPGPGGVLLGVHHAPAQPQLLHLLPVQQSVSQVVHNLSVNPSPANTLHHISQAHQQIEAAAIQHHTSGGPASTGGGHATAAGQPVEFNHAIEYVNKIKSRFSRQPDKYKRFLEILHAYQRGHRDVKEPQAKQQTEQEVYSQVAKLFENQEDLLAEFGQFLPDAKAVTKPPHLPPHARSPPPPARVEPEPERFTSAASASPPLPQHPIHHPQVPKHTTPSNVSAPPPQHHHLKRSPSFSSSTPLSSGAPPAKKARGCAVGAAGAAGAAGAAGALRDVSYAEAAKLATAHEYNFFDRARQALRSPHVYENFLRCLLLFTNEIISSSELLCVVSPFLCRHPELQKWLQDFLGPVSPPHTPTAPNSGYNNTSGSSTLLGYERSRLGSESKSREPLGLPSALALSTPLRHDRPQTETNLDLDLSTCKRLGTSYCALPKEAASRRCSGRTALCKEVLNDTWVSIPTWSEDSTFVTSRKTQYEEYIYRCEDERFELDVVIETNAATIRVLEGVQKKLSRMAADDAAKYRLDDCLGGHSPTIHQRALRRIYGDKAVDIIAGLKKNPVVAVPVVLRRLKAKEEEWREAQKGFNKQWREQNEKYYLKSLDHQGINFKQNDLKAMRSKSLFNEVESAYAARRPGPHYIADYNMTSRQEAIKIVRDAAELLIHHARRQTAIQKAEKRRIKQLLRHFLPDLFSHPRQPLSDDERDDDKEEATSPGSPTAGQNDEKNSVKQEKQESSESDNASDKSTRNNKIDKENKPKNNNNTDTKDSTNPSIKRSSSNEDNVKSEMKNDMDIEDDYRDYPPNEGRFVCTSSWYLFLRLHAILCARLAGARRAALALAEAEAGAHRPPSVAAALRLKPNNLPNEVSSPAEYYSTLLELVKGVLDGNTEASAYEDAAREMFGIKAYPAYTLDKVVSTAVRQLQHCVSESWSVRAAEMAARGGMRGPLAYVHKAARYLRADHTTFLVRVYGGDECKVTFELLEPAGEGRTSPQLNNDNSRLSPTNQCGRENGTTGAIMTAAAWSRYAERFARPDLTARCHKPVFLRRNARRTGGDSHAALAACAAPAPAAPAAPAAAHAPGAAAGAAARRRKPPRLHDHSECTIANPIRFVACRPHQLYRAGCLSSARASHPRLSALRRERFRAWLASTQRPT encoded by the exons ATGATGAAACGCACGGGTCCCAGGCTCGGACCTGATGAACCGACGCCGATGTCGCAGAGTCCCGCTCAG ATACAACAGGCGGGCGCAAGTAACATGCATACCCTGGCCCAATCGGCCCAACCTCAAATTCTAG GTGCAACAGCAATGCTGTCGGTGGGCGGCGGGTTCGGGCGCGGGCCGCCGCGAGCCGGCGCGCCGCAAGTGATCAACTACCTGAAGGCGAACGCGGTGCAGTACGCGCCGCCCAAGCAGCCGCAAGTGCCGCCGAGGGTTAAG CTGGTGTCCCAGCAAACAGGGCTGCCGCTGGGGGGGCGGCAGTCGCCGAGCCCGGCGCCGGCCGGCGGCGCTTCGTTCCAACGCCTCAAAGTGGAGGACGCGCTGTCCTACCTCGACCAAGTGAAATACAAGTTCAACACGCAGCCGCAGGTGTATAATGACTTTCTGGACATCATGAAGGAGTTTAAGAGTCAGAC TATAGACACGCCGGGCGTGATCACGCGGGTGTCTAACCTGTTCAAGGGCCATCCGGAGTTGATCGTCGGCTTCAATACCTTCCTGCCGCCGGGGTATAAGATTGAAGTGCAGAGTAACGGACAg GTGTCCGTGTCGATGCCGTCCCCCAGCGGTCTGGGCGCGGGCGTCGGCGGCGTGGGCGTGGGCGTCGTCGGCGGCGTGAGCGGCGTGGTCGGCGTGGGCGTGGGCGTGGCGCACGCGCAGcacgcgcccgcgccgcccgggCCCGGCGGCGTGCTGCTCGGCGTGCACCACGCGCCCGCGCAGCCGCAGCTGCTGCACCTGCTGCCCGTGCAACA GTCTGTCAGTCAAGTGGTGCACAATTTGTCCGTGAACCCGAGTCCGGCGAACACCTTGCACCATATATCGCAAGCTCACCAGCAGATAGAGGCAGCTGCTATACAGCATCATACTAGCG GTGGTCCGGCTAGCACGGGCGGCGGTCACGCGACGGCGGCGGGGCAGCCCGTCGAGTTCAACCACGCTATCGAATATGTTAATAAGATTAAG TCGCGTTTCTCCCGCCAACCGGACAAGTACAAGCGTTTCCTGGAGATACTGCACGCGTACCAGCGCGGCCATCGCGACGTCAAGGAGCCGCAGGCGAAGCAGCAGACCGAGCAGGAGGTGTACTCTCAG GTGGCGAAGTTATTCGAGAACCAAGAAGACTTGCTGGCGGAGTTTGGTCAGTTTCTACCCGATGCAAAGGCGGTGACCAAACCGCCGCACTTGCCGCCGCACGCTAGATCGCCTCCACCACcg gcGCGAGTGGAGCCTGAGCCGGAGAGATTCACAAGTGCTGCGTCAGCATCACCACCATTGCCGCAACATCCAATTCATCATCCACAG GTCCCAAAGCATACGACCCCAAGTAACGTGAGCGCTCCGCCGCCGCAACATCATCATCTCAAGAGATCTCCCAGCTTCTCATCCTCCACACCACTAT CATCGGGCGCGCCGCCCGCGAAGAAGGCGCGCGGGTGCGCGgtgggcgcggcgggcgcggcgggcgcggcgggcgcggcgggcgcgctgCGCGACGTGTCGTACGCGGAGGCGGCCAAGCTGGCAACGGCGCACGAGTACAACTTCTTCGACCGCGCGCGCCAGGCGCTGCGCTCGCCGCACGTCTACGAGAACTTTTTGAG GTGCCTGCTGCTCTTCACGAACGAGATAATCTCCTCGTCGGAGCTCCTGTGCGTGGTGTCGCCGTTCCTGTGCCGGCACCCCGAACTGCAGAAGTGGCTGCAGGACTTTCTGGGGCCTGTCTCGCCGCCGCACACACCCACGGCGCCTAATTCCG GATACAACAACACGAGTGGCTCGTCCACGCTCCTGGGCTACGAGAGGTCCCGTCTCGGCTCGGAGAGCAAGTCCCGCGAGCCGCTCGGCCTGCCCTCGGCCCTCGCACTGTCCACACCCCTGCGGCATGACAGACCGCAGACGGAGACTAATTTGGATCTAG ACCTGTCTACATGCAAGCGCCTAGGCACTTCGTACTGCGCTCTGCCAAAAGAAGCGGCTTCCAGACGTTGTTCGGGACGCACCGCGTTGTGTAAAGAG gTATTAAACGACACATGGGTGTCAATACCGACGTGGAGTGAAGATTCCACATTTGTGACGTCGCGTAAGACGCAATACGAAGAGTACATCTATCGCTGTGAAGATGAGAGATTTGAG CTGGACGTGGTGATAGAAACGAACGCGGCGACGATACGCGTGCTGGAAGGCGTGCAGAAGAAGCTGTCGCGCATGGCGGCCGACGACGCCGCCAAGTACCGGCTCGACGACTGCCTCGGCGGCCACTCGCCCACCATACACCAGCGCGCGCTGCGCCGGATATACGGTGATAAG GCAGTGGATATAATAGCTGGTCTTAAGAAGAATCCTGTAGTGGCTGTACCCGTTGTGCTGAGGAGGTTAAAAGCTAAGGAAGAGGAGTGGCGGGAGGCGCAGAAG GGCTTCAACAAACAATGGCGGGAGCAGAACGAGAAGTACTACCTCAAGTCGCTGGACCACCAGGGCATTAATTTCAAACAGAACGATCTGAAGGCGATGCGCTCCAAGTCCCTATTCAATGAGGTGGAGAGCGCGTACGCGGCGAGACGACCCGGCCCCCACTATATCGCCGATTATAATATGACCAGCCGGCAAGAAG CTATAAAGATAGTCCGCGACGCGGCCGAGCTGCTGATACACCACGCGCGGCGGCAGACGGCGATACAGAAGGCGGAGAAGCGACGCATCAAGCAGCTGCTGCGGCACTTCCTGCCCGACCTGTTCAGCCATCCGCGCCAGCCGCTCTCCGATGATGAGCGGGATGATG ACAAGGAAGAGGCGACGAGTCCTGGCAGTCCGACAGCCGGACAGAACGATGAAAAGAATAGCGTCAAACAAGAGAAACAAGag TCGTCCGAGTCGGACAACGCGTCCGACAAGAGCACACGCAACAATAAGATCGACAAAGAGAATAAACCGAAGAACAATAACAACACGGACACTAAAG aTAGCACAAACCCAAGTATAAAACGCAGTAGCAGTAATGAAGACAATGTTAAGTCGGAAATGAAGAATGATATGGATATTGAGGATGATTATAGAGATTATCCACCTAAT GAGGGCCGGTTCGTGTGCACCTCGTCGTGGTACCTGTTCCTCAGGCTACACGCGATACTGTGCGCGCGGCTAGCCGGCGCGAGGCGGGCGGCGCTAGCGCTGGCTGAGGCGGAGGCGGGCGCGCATCGACCGCCCAGCGTGGCGGCCGCGCTGCGACTGAAGCCCAACA ACCTACCGAACGAGGTGTCGTCACCGGCGGAGTACTACAGCACGCTGCTGGAGCTGGTGAAGGGCGTGCTGGACGGCAACACGGAGGCGTCCGCGTACGAGGACGCGGCGCGCGAGATGTTTGGCATCAAGGCGTACCCCGCCTACACTCTGGATAAGGTCGTGTCCACGGCGGTCAGGCAG CTGCAGCACTGCGTGTCGGAGAGCTGGTCGGTGCGCGCGGCGGAGAtggcggcgcgcggcggcaTGCGCGGCCCGCTCGCCTACGTGCACAAGGCGGCGCGCTACCTGCGCGCCGACCACACCACCTTCCTCGTGCGCGTG TATGGTGGTGATGAGTGCAAGGTGACGTTCGAGTTGCTGGAGCCGGCCGGCGAGGGCCGCACTTCGCCGCAGCTGAACAATGACAACTCGAGGTTATCGCCTACTAACCAg TGCGGGCGCGAGAACGGCACGACCGGCGCCATAATGACGGCGGCCGCGTGGTCGCGCTACGCGGAGCGCTTCGCGCGGCCCGACCTCACGGCGCGCTGCCACAAGCCCGTGTTCCTGCGCCGCAACGCGCGCCGCACCGGCGGCGACTCGCACGCCGCGCTCGCCGCgtgcgcc